A stretch of Candidatus Woesearchaeota archaeon DNA encodes these proteins:
- the rpsE gene encoding 30S ribosomal protein S5, producing MADNNTAGNSGNKPPQRGNFQGNRPQRVVEEKVWVPKTQLGKDVVAGKYPTLRDALYSGKQILEGEITEFLAPNLITEFVNIGQAKGKFGGGRRKNSKATQKVTREGSRMSFSMITLSGDKDGIVGFGFGKSRETVPSREKSLRNAKKNLFVIRRGCGDWGCFCGTAHSIPFAVEGREGSCTVRFMPAPKGTGLVVESELKKMLELAGVKDIWSKTFGQTKNKTNLIKAGFNALKKLQEMKLNPQTVEGRGIKDGDKNE from the coding sequence ATGGCAGATAATAATACAGCTGGAAACTCAGGTAATAAACCACCTCAAAGAGGTAATTTTCAAGGAAATAGGCCTCAAAGAGTTGTTGAAGAAAAAGTTTGGGTTCCTAAGACTCAATTAGGTAAAGATGTTGTTGCTGGTAAGTATCCAACTTTAAGGGATGCTCTTTACTCAGGTAAACAAATCTTAGAAGGTGAAATTACCGAATTTTTAGCTCCTAATTTGATTACTGAATTTGTAAATATTGGACAAGCTAAAGGTAAATTTGGTGGTGGAAGAAGGAAGAATTCAAAAGCTACACAAAAAGTTACTAGAGAAGGTTCAAGAATGAGTTTTTCAATGATTACTCTTAGTGGTGATAAAGATGGTATTGTTGGTTTTGGTTTTGGTAAATCAAGAGAGACAGTTCCTTCTAGAGAAAAATCCTTAAGAAATGCAAAGAAGAATTTATTTGTAATTAGAAGAGGTTGTGGTGATTGGGGTTGTTTTTGTGGTACTGCACATTCCATTCCATTTGCTGTTGAGGGTCGTGAAGGTTCATGTACTGTAAGATTTATGCCAGCTCCTAAGGGAACAGGTTTAGTTGTAGAGTCTGAATTGAAAAAGATGCTTGAGCTTGCTGGAGTTAAAGATATTTGGTCTAAAACTTTTGGTCAAACAAAGAATAAAACTAACTTAATTAAGGCTGGTTTTAATGCTCTAAAAAAATTACAAGAAATGAAATTAAATCCTCAAACTGTTGAAGGTAGAGGAATTAAAGATGGTGATAAAAATGAGTGA
- a CDS encoding 50S ribosomal protein L30 yields MSENKLAVVLIRGLVNISPDVKKTLELLRLHKKHVCVVLEDNEVNQGMLQRVKDYTTYGSVDEAFFAQIIEKRGETIGQEDIKVDAKKVAAEYFGGKVKLRDFETNYKLKPFFRLHPPIGGFERKGIKMPFNKGGVLGDRADKVSLLIAKML; encoded by the coding sequence ATGAGTGAAAATAAATTAGCAGTTGTTTTAATTAGAGGTCTTGTTAATATTAGTCCTGATGTTAAAAAAACATTAGAATTATTGAGACTTCATAAAAAACATGTTTGTGTTGTTCTTGAGGATAATGAAGTAAACCAAGGTATGCTTCAAAGAGTTAAAGACTATACAACTTATGGTAGTGTAGATGAGGCTTTCTTTGCTCAAATTATTGAGAAAAGAGGAGAAACTATTGGTCAAGAAGATATCAAAGTTGATGCTAAAAAAGTTGCTGCAGAGTACTTTGGTGGTAAAGTTAAACTAAGAGATTTCGAGACTAATTACAAGTTAAAACCTTTCTTTAGATTACATCCTCCTATTGGTGGATTTGAGAGAAAAGGAATTAAGATGCCATTTAATAAAGGTGGTGTTTTAGGTGATAGGGCTGATAAAGTTAGTTTACTTATCGCAAAAATGTTGTAA